A single window of Colletotrichum destructivum chromosome 9, complete sequence DNA harbors:
- a CDS encoding Putative flavoprotein has product MSQAGPANDPAASVAASRSDGKKHLLIACSGSVATIKLQNIILALARHDISIRVILTASASEFLNGSTPEQPSLAAVRALPNVEALHLDADEWVQPWRRGASILHIELRRWADLMLIAPLSANTLAKIVNGFSDNLLTSVVRAWDPEGLIDGQKKKILVATAMNSAMHVHPITAKQVRVLEEEWPWFEVLKPVEKTLACGDTGNGAMMPWEDIVKLAEGRLGLEAGVR; this is encoded by the exons ATGTCTCAAGCCGGACCCGCCAACGACCCGGCGGCCTCCGTAGCGGCCTCCCGGTCGGACGGCAAGAAGCATCTCCTGATCGCCTGTAGCGGCTCGGTTGCGACCATCAAATTACAAAACATCAtcctggccctcgcccgccatgACATCTCGATCCGTGTCATCCTCACGGCCTCCGCGTCCGAGTTCCTCAACGGCTCGACGCCCGAACAGCCctcgctcgccgccgtccgcgcGCTGCCCAACGTCGAGGCGCTtcacctcgacgccgacgagtGGGTGCAGCcgtggcggcgcggcgcgtCGATCCTGCACATCGAGCTGCGGCGGT GGGCGGATCTGATGCTCATCGCACCACTCTCGGCGAACACGCTCGCCAAGATCGTCAACGGCTTCTCAGACAACCTCCTG ACCAGCGTCGTCCGCGCGTGGGACCCCGAGGGACTCATCGACGgacagaagaagaagatccTAGTGGCCACGGCCATGAATTCGGCCATGCACGTGCACCCCATCACCGCGAAGCAGGTCAGagtcctcgaggaggagtggCCGTGGTTCGAGGTGCTGAAGCCGGTGGAAAAGACGCTCGCATGTGGCGACACGGGCAACGGAGCGATGATGCCTTGGGAGGACATTGTCAAGCTCGCGGAAGGGAGGCTGGGACTCGAGGCTGGCGTTCGGTGA
- a CDS encoding Putative Zinc finger, CCCH-type produces MQNWQPNGQAGSPQGHNNMWSSGYTFPDGTNQFDASQNWQHHQLPNQNAFSHLGARGNGAENNIYTSPHQAHATVATEHSSMSALNHGSFHNGHSQFPLDTPYTDAGQEDALAGLNDFPQDMYGEPGKADFSANIDNLNHGHTPDFTQQQFQYNGQANQLFNSGVSQYTDTQLIPQHGHQTPAQLQQRFDSVSQSFSPAPQGYVPSPQQQQQQQQQQHQAQPERVFSQSPHSFQAQQSHQQSSQGFSNPTPPPFQQNQTAPYQQHKFVPQQVSYPQPGGRSGFQPVAAKQMPDQDSTPQHTPQPIPQQQSTHQVKAVASPARTVQSQQPQKQQPHLQPIAAAPTSQPGTPVIDPALQPEPLKKRKRVLKKEGEAEQADSPNSKRADDGETLVLPSSVEEEMVAMEKFRKRSAASKKQFPPIPGAPFLVSSGTVKLAAPKSYDRLAPLVALPSSSGRRILPELGRDLPCEIQGRFTDKYRPSVNFVGQPGDRETEAKALIEQYGREMGDLKSGRPKYSEFPFTFQEQLKADEAAKSKAQRKARKEEEEERKRPIRPETRPTDPVEAAVWDVLGIAYIDPSATRTTALLGTTVQALGEYLVKLRSELNRLRQEVDQASKEGKPPSVMAEWNSKLDLKREIFTRVCDAAAKHGDEAVLENLGGHQKGVLSLVNMLIGCIKAADFKGPLPKALLRLMSNISIHKKIADAVNFETIRKRFTDRGDDEIKELVRTIASRIKKDAEPINGVDAKKAPSTAAVSKTPKPAAKPLDGPSAKRVRDDDSDSRNVKKMAIESTNTASGTKPAAKPAAGSLQSKFGATKPRPAASTSLAGKIRAPAPKSGTRDSAKPEPSRFEASASSAMDVDNKPATSAPKPEAKVPLAKAATTSGIASSSIASLLDSINTPKADGGPSAQAKDSSKNDISETPEEKEKRLRKEARRKLRVSWKPESELVQVRIFHKEAAEDQDNMTKDAADDRSEGMMLKQRTYNEDDDEEDDLPQKPWARPMFADLSSIPMDYRNKSYVTRGGNLTFHTEEQRTTEEREKKELMVTYMDISDIPPTPKSPPPESATLSSSQGKTCQLPQGEPKYDEIHKRWKEAQQFGWEAAGYYARQRLDAQDDPATKLNSILGNLKPIAPAVEPEPYNMTPPKENAQPILPHAADMQPVPVIPFDDKVHDILISDKVKNWQDPSPFNLAAQQTHRRHDYPDPALQAAADDVEEASEALKGLPYPATNPPAWLANNQERVREWWAGYQKDLTARTKKGAGDQAQAGPSVEVEPQQQQQQQQQGQGQQQPAPQVQEHSDAWAAYYKQQEQQYAQYMAMLQGSQPQQPLQSVPPAQPTPAAPAPAGDSQLQTLLAQMAQQQPASQGVAYGLNPQDTGYQQLMMLAQLQQQQQQQQQHTPPPPPPTASQSPPNHEQNLFKPPHLQRQLVDYSDRDTRDEFEQLSGRDKERGRDREGKGGKQGKNRKGNAPGGATLPPHRPVNRALIGTKPCSFWQQGKCARGDKCTFRHDN; encoded by the coding sequence ATGCAGAACTGGCAGCCAAATGGCCAGGCAGGCTCTCCTCAGGGCCATAATAACATGTGGTCGAGTGGTTACACTTTTCCCGATGGAACGAACCAGTTCGATGCATCCCAAAACTGGCAGCATCATCAACTTCCTAATCAGAATGCCTTCTCGCATCTCGGCGCTCGAGGCAATGGTGCTGAGAATAATATCTATACCTCACCTCACCAAGCCCATGCAACTGTGGCAACCGAGCACAGCAGCATGTCTGCTCTGAACCACGGAAGCTTTCACAACGGCCACAGCCAGTTCCCGTTGGACACGCCTTATACTGATGCTGGCCAAGAGGATGCCCTGGCTGGTCTTAACGACTTTCCGCAAGACATGTACGGCGAGCCGGGCAAAGCAGACTTCAGTGCCAATATCGACAACTTGAACCATGGCCACACGCCTGACTTCACTCAACAACAATTTCAGTACAACGGCCAGGCCAATCAGCTTTTCAATAGTGGCGTTTCCCAATACACCGACACCCAATTGATTCCCCAGCATGGTCACCAAACACCAGCACAACTACAACAGCGCTTCGACTCGGTTTCCCAGTCATTTTCGCCGGCCCCTCAAGGCTATGTTCCATcaccacaacaacaacaacaacaacaacaacaacaacaccaggCACAACCGGAACGAGTCTTCTCCCAGTCGCCTCACTCCTTTCAGGCCCAACAGTCCCACCAGCAGAGCAGTCAGGGCTTCTCTAACCCGACCCCGCCTCCCTTCCAGCAGAACCAAACTGCGCCTTACCAGCAACATAAGTTCGTCCCTCAGCAGGTCTCATATCCCCAGCCGGGAGGAAGATCTGGGTTTCAGCCTGTCGCTGCGAAGCAGATGCCTGATCAAGACTCAACACCTCAGCACACACCGCAGCCTATACCTCAACAACAATCTACTCATCAAGTCAAGGCAGTCGCGTCACCGGCCCGTACTGTGCAATCACAGCAGCCACAAAAGCAGCAGCCACACTTACAGCCCATTGCGGCAGCACCTACGTCCCAACCTGGAACACCTGTCATCGACCCGGCCCTCCAACCTGAGCCCCTGAAGAAGCGTAAACGGGTTctgaagaaggagggcgaggcggaaCAGGCGGATTCTCCAAATTCGAAGAGAGCTGACGATGGTGAGACTTTGGTCTTGCCTTCGAGTGTTGAAgaggagatggtggccatgGAGAAATTCAGAAAACGCAGTGCTGCATCCAAGAAACAGTTCCCCCCGATTCCAGGAGCGCCATTTCTTGTTTCTTCAGGCACTGTCAAGTTGGCCGCGCCTAAGAGTTACGACAGGCTCGCACCACTTGTCGCTTTGCCATCGTCTAGTGGACGACGCATTCTTCCAGAACTCGGTCGTGACCTTCCTTGTGAGATTCAAGGCAGGTTCACTGACAAGTACAGACCGTCCGTGAACTTTGTCGGACAGCCAGGGGATAGAGAGACGGAGGCTAAAGCCCTCATCGAGCAGTATGGACGTGAGATGGGGGATCTTAAATCTGGCCGTCCCAAATACTCGGAATTTCCTTTCACCTTCCAGGAGCAACTGAAGGCCGACGAAGCAGCCAAGTCCAAGGCCCAGAGAAAGGCGcgaaaggaagaggaggaagaacgAAAAAGACCAATTCGCCCTGAGACGCGGCCAACCGACCCTGTAGAAGCTGCCGTATGGGATGTACTTGGCATCGCCTATATTGATCCTTCAGCCACCAGAACGACTGCCCTCCTTGGCACTACTGTGCAGGCTCTGGGTGAATACCTTGTGAAGCTCAGATCGGAGTTGAACCGACTGAGACAGGAGGTCGACCAGGCGAGCAAGGAGGGGAAGCCTCCGTCTGTCATGGCCGAATGGAACAGTAAGCTGGATTTGAAGAGGGAGATCTTCACCAGGGTCTGCGACGCCGCAGCTAAGCATGGTGACGAAGCTGTTCTGGAGAACCTCGGTGGTCATCAGAAGGGTGTATTGAGCCTGGTCAACATGCTGATTGGTTGCATCAAGGCAGCTGACTTCAAGGGACCATTGCCGaaggccctcctccgcctcatGTCTAACATCAGCATACACAAGAAGATCGCAGACGCAGTCAATTTTGAGACTATCCGAAAGCGATTTACGGATAGGGGTGACGATGAGATCAAAGAATTAGTTCGTACGATCGCGTCTAGGATCAAGAAGGATGCTGAACCGATCAATGGCGTTGACGCCAAGAAGGcaccgtcgacggccgcagTCAGCAAAACGCCAAAGCCTGCTGCGAAACCCCTTGATGGCCCCTCCGCGAAGAGAGTTCGCGATGACGACAGCGATTCCCGTAATGTCAAGAAGATGGCCATCGAATCAACAAACACAGCCTCTGGCACCAAACCGGCCGCCAAACCGGCTGCCGGATCCCTTCAATCCAAGTTCGGCGCTACAAAGCCTCgcccggcggcttcgacttCTCTCGCAGGCAAAATCCGAGCGCCTGCCCCTAAATCGGGCACCAGAGATTCTGCCAAACCCGAACCTTCGAGATTTGAAGCGTCTGCTTCGTCTGCAATGGATGTCGACAACAAACCAGCGACATCAGCGCCCAAGCCCGAGGCAAAAGTGCCTTTGGCAAAGGCTGCTACGACTTCGGGCATCGCTTCTTCCAGCATCGCATCCCTGCTTGACTCCATCAACACACCCAAGGCGGATGGTGGCCCCTCAGCACAAGCGAAGGACTCCAGCAAGAACGACATTTCGGAAACTCccgaagagaaggagaagcggcTCCGCAAGGAAGCACGCCGGAAGCTTCGTGTCAGCTGGAAACCCGAGTCGGAGCTGGTACAGGTTCGCATCTTCCATAAAGAAGCCGCCGAAGACCAGGACAACATGACCAAAGACGCAGCGGATGATCGGTCTGAGGGAATGATGCTCAAGCAGCGCACATACaacgaggatgatgacgaggaggacgacctgCCCCAGAAGCCATGGGCCAGACCAATGTTTGCCGATTTGTCCAGTATCCCGATGGACTACCGCAACAAATCCTACGTCACTCGTGGAGGCAACCTCACTTTCCATACCGAGGAACAGAGGACCACTGAGGAacgggagaagaaggaactGATGGTTACATACATGGACATCTCGGACATTCCGCCAACGCCCAAGTCTCCGCCACCCGAGTCCGCAACGCTTAGTAGTTCCCAAGGCAAGACCTGCCAGCTGCCTCAAGGGGAGCCGAAATACGATGAGATCCACAAGCGGTGGAAGGAAGCACAGCAATTCGGCTGGGAAGCCGCAGGATACTATGCGCGCCAACGTCTCGATGCGCAGGATGACCCCGCTACGAAACTCAACTCGATTTTGGGCAACCTGAAGCCGATCGCGCCGGCAGTCGAGCCTGAACCATACAACATGACTCCGCCCAAGGAGAACGCGCAGCCCATCTTGCCTCATGCCGCTGATATGCAGCCTGTTCCGGTCATCCCGTTCGACGACAAGGTGCACGACATTCTTATCTCGGACAAGGTGAAAAACTGGCAGGATCCCAGTCCGTTCAATTTGGCTGCACAGCAGACCCATCGACGCCACGACTACCCCGACCCAGCTCTtcaggccgccgccgatgatgtAGAGGAGGCATCAGAAGCGTTGAAGGGACTGCCATACCCCGCGACTAACCCGCCCGCTTGGCTTGCCAACAATCAAGAGAGAGTGAGGGAGTGGTGGGCCGGGTATCAGAAAGACTTGACGGCAAGAACGAAGAAGGGTGCGGGTGATCAGGCGCAAGCCGGTCCCAGTGTCGAGGTAGAgccacaacagcaacaacagcaacaacaacaaggacaaggacaacaaCAGCCTGCGCCCCAGGTTCAAGAGCACAGTGACGCATGGGCGGCATACTACAAGCAACAGGAGCAGCAGTACGCCCAATACATGGCCATGCTGCAGGGTAGCCAGCCTCAGCAGCCACTTCAGTCTGTTCCACCAGCCCAACCTACACCAGCAGCTCCTGCCCCGGCAGGCGACAGCCAGCTCCAGACACTCCTTGCTCAGATGGCTCAACAGCAGCCAGCGTCCCAAGGCGTTGCGTATGGGCTCAACCCGCAAGATACTGGCTATCAACAGTTGATGATGCTCGCTcagcttcagcagcagcaacaacaacaacaacaacataccccgccaccgccgcctccaactGCTTCCCAGTCTCCTCCCAACCACGAACAAAACTTGTTCAAGCCTCCTCATTTGCAGCGGCAGCTGGTCGACTACAGCGATCGGGACACTCGAGACGAGTTTGAACAACTCAGCGGGCGCGATAAGGAACGCGGGCGCGATCGTGAAGGGAAAGGCGGCAAGCAGGGTAAGAACCGCAAAGGGAACGCTCCCGGCGGCGCTACGCTCCCTCCCCATCGTCCCGTCAACCGTGCCCTCATCGGAACCAAGCCGTGCAGTTTCTGGCAGCAGGGGAAATGCGCAAGGGGTGACAAGTGCACGTTCAGACACGACAACTAA
- a CDS encoding chitin synthase I — MSYNRLDDDYYNDRMDPRYHRTPSPGQPLQHGYQLEDNPFNNAAYQQAPPQHIDDPYGRPSPHQQLDVPTGPARYGTPSDQLQLNAAHSVSNLSGYETPVNHGEYGVNPEAHHDAYYNQPYEPSPHDPSMPYDQPTGYSEYDDNRPMLPHQDSTATDGYQDNPTPQPAGGIKRWKTVKQVLLYRGNLVLDCPVPPRLLNQIPHGERDEFTHMRYSAATCDPDFFYDDNFTLRQKLFSKPRHTELFIVVTMYNEDEILFARTMIGVLKNVEYMCSRKESKSWGKDAWKKIVVCVVSDGRAKINPRTRALLAGMGVYQEGIAKQQVNNKDVTAHIYEYTSQVGMSIKNDVVTLVPKQQPVQMLFCLKEKNQKKINSHRWFFQAFGRVLDPNICVLIDAGTKPGGNSIYHLWKAFDLEPMCAGACGEIKAMLGTGGKHLLNPLVATQNFEYKMSNILDKPLESAFGFISVLPGAFSAYRYVALQNDKNGQGPLEKYFAGEKLEGAGAGIFTSNMYLAEDRILCFELVTKRNCHWILQYVKSATGETDVPDTVTELVLQRRRWLNGSFFAGIYAIAHFYEFFRSDHSMLRKLMFFIEFVFNTINLIFAWFAIGNFFLVFKILTTSLGEDNLLGRTGEILGVVFTWVYGIALITCFVLSMGNRPAGSGPYYITMVYFWAFIMVYLLFAAVFIAVKAIIADVNDANGFNVTDLFKNPVFYTLIISVMSTYGIWLIASLLMFDPWHMVTSFAQYMLLTPTYTNILNVYAFCNTHDISWGTKGDDKAETLPTVSTKDGSGKTDLPDEADLNAQYERELKVFSTKFVKEVKQPTESQLAEAQMDYYRGVRSVTVLAWMISNFGLAAVVLSAAGLERINPSAGTTDDTDGRANIYMSVVLWSVAGLSAFKFIGAMWFLVVRMFRGV, encoded by the exons ATGTCGTATAATCGTTTAG ACGACGATTATTACAACGACCGCATGGACCCCAGGTACCATCGCACGCCTTCACCGGGCCAGCCGCTTCAACATGGCTACCAGTTGGAGGACAACCCCTTCAACAACGCCGCCTACCAGCAGGCCCCGCCCCAACATATCGACGACCCTTACGGTCGTCCCAGTCCTCACCAGCAGCTCGATGTCCCCACGGGTCCGGCTCGGTATGGCACACCTAGTGACCAGCTGCAACTCAACGCAGCA CACTCTGTTAGCAACTTGAGCGGATACGAAACACCAGTCAACCACGGCGAATACGGCGTCAACCCGGAAGCCCATCACGACGCCTACTACAACCAGCCCTACGAGCCTTCACCGCACGACCCCTCGATGCCCTATGACCAGCCGACCGGTTATAGCGAGTACGACGACAATAGGCCAATGCTGCCTCATCAGGATAGCACGGCTACCGATGGGTACCAGGACAACCCAACACCGCAACCAGCCGGCGGAATCAAAAGGTGGAAGACTGTCAAGCAAGTGTTGCTGTACCGTGGGAACCTGGTCCTCGACTGCCCCGTGCCACCAAGACTTCTTAACCAGATCCCCCACGGCGAGCGCGACGAGTTCACCCACATGCGCTACTCGGCGGCCACGTGCGACCCCGACTTCTTCTACGATGACAATTTCACTCTGCGACAGAAGCTCTTCTCAAAGCCAAGACATACGGAGCTTTTCATCGTTGTCACCATGTATAACGAGGACGAAATCTTGTTCGCTCGGACAATGATTGGTGTTCTCAAGAACGTCGAATACATGTGCAGCCGGAAGGAGAGCAAGTCGTGGGGCAAGGATGCGTGGAAGAAGATTGTCGTGTGCGTCGTCAGCGACGGTCGTGCCAAGATTAACCCTAGAACCAGAGCTCTGCTGGCAGGTATGGGTGTGTATCAGGAGGGCATCGCGAAGCAGCAAGTCAACAACAAGGATGTCACGGCCCACATCTACGAGTACACGTCGCAGGTCGGAATGTCAATCAAGAACGACGTGGTCACCTTGGTCCCTAAGCAGCAGCCTGTTCAGATGCTGTTCTGCTTGAAGGAAAAGAACCAGAAAAAGATCAACTCCCACAGATGGTTCTTTCAGGCTTTCGGCCGCGTCCTCGACCCCAACATCTGCGTCCTCATCGATGCTGGTACCAAGCCTGGCGGCAACTCGATTTACCACCTGTGGAAGGCGTTCGATCTCGAACCTATGTGCGCCGGTGCCTGCGGTGAAATCAAGGCCATGTTGGGAACGGGCGGCAAGCACCTCCTTAACCCTTTGGTGGCGACGCAGAACTTCGAGTACAAGATGAGCAACATCCTTGACAAGCCTCTGGAATCCGCCTTTGGTTTCATCTCCGTGTTGCCTGGCGCCTTTTCGGCCTACCGCTATGTTGCCCTGCAAAACGACAAGAACGGGCAGGGTCCGTTGGAAAAGTACTTCGCCGGTGAAAAGCTCGAGGGTGCCGGCGCTGGTATCTTCACGTCCAACATGTacctcgccgaggaccgTATTCTCTGCTTCGAGCTTGTTACCAAGCGCAACTGCCACTGGATCCTTCAGTACGTCAAGTCCGCTACTGGCGAGACCGACGTGCCGGACACGGTCACGGAACTGGTtcttcaacgtcgtcgttggTTGAACGGTTCTTTCTTCGCCGGCATCTACGCCATTGCCCACTTTTACGAGTTCTTCCGCTCCGACCACTCCATGCTACGGAAGCTGATGTTCTTCATCGAATTTGTCTTCAACACAATCAACCTGATCTTCGCCTGGTTCGCCATTGGTAACTTCTTCCTGGTTTTTAAGATCCTGACAACAAGTCTGGGTGAGGACAATTTGCTTGGTAGGACCGGCGAGATCCTCGGAGTCGTCTTCACATGGGTTTACGGCATTGCTCTCATAACTTGCTTCGTCCTTTCCATGGGCAATCGTCCAGCGGGGTCGGGTCCTTACTACATCACGATGGTTTACTTCTGGGCCTTTATTATGGT GTATCTGTTGTTTGCAGCCGTGTTTATTgccgtcaaggccatcatcgccgaTGTTAATGATGCCAACGGCTTCAACGTTACCGACCTCTTCAAGAACCCCGTATTTTACACCCTCATTATCTCCGTCATGTCGACATACGGTATCTGGCTGATTGCCTCGCTGCTGATGTTCGACCCTTGGCACATGGTCACGTCCTTTGCGCAGTACATGCTTCTTACGCCCACATACACCAACATTCTCAACGTCTACGCGTTCTGCAACACGCACGACATTTCTTGGGGTACAAAGGGTGACGACAAGGCAGAGACCCTGCCTACCGTCAGTACCAAGGACGGATCTGGAAAGACGGACCTCCCGGATGAGGCCGATCTGAACGCACAGTACGAACGCGAACTCAAGGTGTTCAGTACCAAGTTCGTGAAGGAGGTCAAGCAGCCGACCGAATCGCAGTtggccgaggcccagatGGACTATTATCGCGGCGTTCGTTCCGTCACGGTGCTTGCCTGGATGATTTCCAACTTCGGTCTCGCCGCTGTCGTCCTCAGTGCCGCTGGCCTGGAGAGAATAAACCCCTCTGCAGGCACTACCGACGACACTGACGGCCGGGCCAATATCTACATGTCAGTCGTGCTCTGGTCCGTCGCTGGGCTGTCGGCGTTCAAGTTTATCGGCGCGATGTGGTTCCTCGTGGTGCGCATGTTCAGAGGTGTCTAG
- a CDS encoding Putative sec1-like protein → MAAKGHSLRDRQISALKKLLSLNDSFTESDTDNTQANGGALGPTGAIITSDGDPLWKVLVFDDLGRDVISSVLRVSDLRALGITMHMHIGSSRHAIPDVPVIYLLEPTAQNLQHITSDLQKGLYNPAYLNFLSSIPRPLLEDFAEQTITAGTSDSIARLMDQYLNFIVAEPDLFNLGMQRDHTYWALNSATTNDEELDRVVDRIVSGLFSVIVTMGVIPIIRCPKGAAAEMISAKLDRKLRDHILNSKENLFSSSARPASSAGTPQSRPVLIILDRNVDLIPMLSHSWTYQSLVHDVLNMKLNRITIETPIDENNPAKGTTKKAYDLTASDFFWTKNAAVPFPQVAEDIDAELTRYKEDAAAVTKKTGVTDLEDLQNDTSASAQHLKAAITLLPELRERKAVLDMHMNILAALLTGIKNRQLDNFFQVEEGVMKQTKAQILELIKDNTKGDDPVDKLRLFVIWYLSTEQDVGRTEWEGFEKALTECGADTTSLPYIRQVRATTKMTQLTTISNPNTNQAASSDIFGRFSSISNRFTDRLKETGVPTGLSSNFESLIGGIKNFLPANRDLTITKIVESIMDPSTAASSAIAKTESYLYFDPRSANARGTMPPPSAIRAGAGGSSAPGGLPGQTIAGQTAGTGASFGQRRQGFSEAVVFTVGGGSMDEYGNLQEWVERTGGDRAKRRVVYGSTEMLNAEEFIKQELERLGKEVSS, encoded by the exons ATGGCAGCGAAAGGCCATTCGCTGCGCGATCGCCAGATCT CCGCTCTGAAGAAACTCCTTAGCTTGAACGACTCCTTTACCGAAAGCGACACCGATAACACCCAAGCCAATGGCGGCGCACTTGGACCGACGGGCGCCATCATAACCTCCGATGGCGATCCCTTgtggaaggtcctcgtctttgatgatctcggccgagatgtCATCAGCAGCGTTCTTCGGGTCAGCGACTTGCGGGCGTTGGGCATCACGATGCACAT GCATATTGGGTCCTCCAGACACGCGATTCCGGACGTACCAGTCATCTACCTGCTCGAGCCAACGGCGCAGAACCTCCAACACATCACCAGCGATCTCCAAAAGGGCCTCTACAACCCCGCCTACCTGAATTTCCTGTCCTCCATCCCCCGACCGCTGCTGGAAGACTTCGCAGAGCAGACGATAACAGCCGGCACGTCTGACAGCATTGCCAGGCTTATGGACCAATATCTGAATTTCATTGTCGCGGAGCCGGATCTTTTCAACTTAGGCATGCAACGAGATCACACATATTGGGCGCTGAACAGCGCAACAACCAATGACGAAGAGTTGGACAGAGTCGTCGATAGAATCGTCAGCGGCTTGTTCAGCGTCATTGTCACCATGGGCGTCATTCCCATTATCCGTTGTCCTaagggcgccgccgcagagATGATCTCGGCGAAGCTCGATCGAAAGCTGCGCGACCACATCCTCAACTCGAAAGAAAACCTGTTCTCCTCCAGTGCCCGGCCGGCGTCTTCTGCCGGAACGCCACAATCCCGCCCCGTGCTCATCATTCTCGACCGCAATGTGGACTTAATACCTATGCTTTCCCATTCCTGGACCTACCAATCTCTGGTCCATGATGTTTTGAATATGAAATTGAACCGAATCACGATAGAGACGCCCATAGACGAGAACAATCCTGCCAAGGGGACCACCAAGAAAGCCTACGACTTGACCGCGAGCGACTTTTTCTGGACCAAGAATGCGGCCGTGCCGTTCCCTCAAGTGGCAGAGGACATTGACGCGGAGTTGACGCGATACAAGGAGGACGCCGCAGCGGTAACAAAGAAGACTGGAGTGACGGATCTTGAAGACCTTCAAAACGACACGAGTGCCAGCGCACAACACTTGAAGGCAGCTATTACTCTGTTGCCAGAACTGCGCGAGCGCAAGGCGGTGCTCGACATGCACATGAACATTCTGGCGGCGCTCTTGACGGGCATCAAGAACCGGCAACTAGACAACTTCTTCCAAGTCGAGGAAGGCGTTATGAAGCAGACCAAGGCACAAATATTGGAGCTCATCAAGGACAACACAAAGGGCGACGATCCCGTCGACAAACTGAGACTGTTCGTCATTTGGTACCTGAGCACTGAACAAGACGTCGGCCGAACAGAATGGGAGGGCTTCGAGAAGGCCCTTACCGAGTGCGGCGCAGACACGACATCTCTCCCGTATATTCGGCA AGTTCGTGCTACTACCAAGATGACCCAGCTCACCACCATTTCCAACCCGAACACAAATCAGGCAGCCTCCTCTGACATCTTTGGTCGCTTTTCCTCAATCTCCAACCGGTTCACCGACCGCCTCAAGGAAACGGGCGTCCCCACTGGCCTGTCTTCCAACTTCGAGTCCCTGATTGGCGGCATCAAGAACTTCCTCCCCGCCAACCGCGACCTGACCATTACCAAGATCGTGGAGTCCATCATGGACCCCTCAACCGCCGCGAGCTCTGCAATCGCCAAGACGGAAAGCTACCTCTACTTTGACCCCCGTTCCGCCAACGCCCGCGGCACTATGCCCCCACCAAGCGCAatccgcgccggcgccgggggcTCCTCGGCGCCAGGCGGCCTCCCGGGTCAGACAATCGCCGGCCAGACCGCGGGCACCGGCGCCAGCTTTGGTCAGCGCCGCCAGGGCTTCTCCGAAGCTGTCGTTttcaccgtcggcggcggcagtaTGGACGAGTACGGCAACCTGCAAGAATGGGTCGAGCGGACGGGCGGCGACCGCGCCAAGAGGCGGGTTGTCTATGGCAGCACGGAGATGCTCAACGCCGAAGAGTTCATCAAGCAAGAGCTAGAGAGGCTCGGAAAGGAGGTGTCTTCGTAA